In Harpia harpyja isolate bHarHar1 chromosome 21, bHarHar1 primary haplotype, whole genome shotgun sequence, the DNA window TGCACTGGGAACTGAGGCTGGGGGCTGCATCCTCTGGCAGTGAACAGCAAAGTGAGGGTTAGAGGCTGGGAGCCTACCAGCTGTCCCTGTAACCCCAAATGTCCTCCTAAACAGTGTCCCAGGTTTAGCTGACAGTAAATGCAGATGCTTGCACCGCCACCAACACAGACCAAAGCAGCTTGGAGAGGAGGTTGGGGTGTTGCTGAATCTGTGAGCTCCAGGATGGAGACAGCTGGGACAGGGCATGGCTGGGCTGTCCTTACTGCACGGTGCTGCTGCCGAAGAGGCTGTGGGGATGCACACTGGAATGCCAACCCTACAGCTTCTGGTGCTCCTTCCCCAGGCACGTGGCAGTGCTGTGCTGGCCGCATGAGGGAGGGGACAGGCCAGCCCACTGGGTGGGTGACAGCAGCTGTGGGGTGATGGTCCGCAGGGCACCcctcctgtgctggctgcagcATGGTGTGTtgctgtgacacccccccccccccccccccagttaccCTCCCACACAGCAAGCGGATTGTGGTCCCCAGCTGCTGGCAAGTAGCGCAGAGTGAAACAGGCACTGCAAAGGCAGCAACACAGAACTGGCTGCGGGAGAGCTAGTCACAGCTCGTGTTTTATGAGACCTACAAATGTCCCCTCCAGAACCCCTGTGGGTGGGTGGTGGATGATGTCTGGGGTGCTCTGTGTCTTGAGGGGACAGGACCTGGGCTGGTGATGAGGACTTTATAGACCTGTCCCTGCCTCATGGGTCCCCCATGCTTCCCCACTGGCTCTAAGCTGGAGTTGGGCTGGCTGGGCATGGAGATGTTCAAGCCTGCTTACAAAATATTTGACACAGATTTAGGATTTGTATTAGGGCTGCAGTGGGTGTGCCTGTAAAACAGAGGTTCTGCTCTAAGGGGATGTGTCCCGGGGGTTTGCCCAAATGAATGTGGGACCTGTGCGCTGGTGGAGCAGAGTCCAGCTGCAAAAGGAAGATCTGTGTGGAGGGTGTGTCTAGGTCCTGTCTCACCAGGAGGGAGGGCATGGCTCCAGGGTGTGTGAGGCTGGAAACCTGGGGAGGGAGGCAGAACttcaggacaaggagggatccTGCCAGGAGACTGATGTGGGCATGCAGCCCTGGGACACAGGCAGCAGGGGTTCTAGCATCCCTTGCCTGGCCAGCCAAGGCACAGGGGGCATCTGGCTCAGAACAGGGCTGGAGTAAGGGTTCACAGGAGAATTACCCTGGTGAACAGAGACCTTGGACTTGGGCTTGATCCATCTGTGCTTAGAAAATGAGGCTGCTTGTGTCATATGGGTCACAAGAGCTTCCTGTAGTTTGTAAGCATCTTGGGACCAGGGCTGCACTTTCCTCTTCTGGAGGGACACATGTACTGCTGGGGCTCAGCCCAAGCCAGTGCCTGTGGCCACGGGGACCTGCTCACCTGATCCAATGTGTCTGTAGTTGCCAGGGGGTGGAAACTCTAACTCCCAGGATGAGTGAAGACTGCTGAGCTTGAGGGATACCCTGCCCACATGGCTGTGTCCCATACTGAGCAGGAAGGATGCCAgctccagccagccccaggaAGCTCATCCCCAGCCTTGAGAGGTCCCAAACTTCCTTGCCAAGCCTGTTTCACTGGGCCGTGATCGCTGCTTGGCATGGGTACAGGGCATTGATGTTGAGCAGGTGGAGGACCTGAAGCAGGCAGGGCTCAATACTCAGCCTGCACAGATGGTCCTGACAGCAGATGGGCTAAGGCAGATGCAGGAATGCCTGCTGCTGGGTTCACTAGGGCGTGGCCTCTAAGCCCAGCATGTTCATGGCCTTCTCAGGAAGCCACAAAGGAAGACAAACTATCTGAGCCTTTCCATGATCTGCTCTCTGTGCTGTTATCTGCATCCCAATGACCTGATGGTGCCGGAGACCCCAGTGCCCATGGCATTACCTGTGATCTCGTGTTGTCTCAGCTCGTTGTATCTGTAGGACTGCTCCAGGGGCTTGATGGAGGAGTGGTAGATCTTCCTCAGCCGCTGCAGTACTCCTGCAGGGGCAGAAGCATGCAGATGGGTGAAAAGCAAACCCCACCACCCTGGCTGAGTCCCTCCCAGGTAAGCTGCTGGGCATTCCCTGCAGATCTTGAGAGTGACTCAGCTGTGGATCAAGGGACTTGGCTTACAGTTGAAATCTTGGTCAAACTGATCCCAGTCATGCATTTTGATGCCCCTCCCTGCTAATGTTTCCTGCTGGGTACTGTCCCCATCTGCTGCTGGTCTTGCATGTGCCAGCAGCTGATGGAAGGAATATCTCTCGTTAATGCTGTTTAGCACTCAACACCCATGATCCCAAAAGCCCTCCACCACGGTGCCAGGGACCTATGGCACAGCCCCTAAGCTGCTGGATAGAAGGAGCTTTTTCCACAGCAGCTTTTATCGCTTTCTTTCCAGTCCAGACCACCTATGAGGTCAGCAGAAGCAAGCCTTATAATAGCAAAACCCAGTAAGTAATTGGAATAAAAATCCAAACCCTTTATTACAAGTTGCCCCAGGTTTCTCTGGGCAGCAGCATGGCTGGCTGGGGCTGATTCACCACCTGCATCTTCCAGCCTCTCTAACCTTCCTAATTCTTGTATGACCTTGGGGCTGTCTTTAAAATACCTAAAGTATGTTAACCCAAGAGCAGCAAAAGGGCTGTTATTGAAGCTATGGTGTTGCTGGGCCTACAAGAAATAAGgttaaaaccaaaacactctAGGGAAGTGAAATCCCATCCATGCTCTGGGTGCAGCAGAATGGTGAAGAGCCTGTCCTGCAGGGGTTGCCTGGAGTGAAGGAGCAGGGCGTGCATGACTCAGTGCCACCCAGGCCCCCTCACCTGAGAAATCATCAGCAGGTTTGTCCTCATTCAGCTTGAGGGTGCTTTCCAAGTGGGACCGGTCACGCTTGGTCGGCTCGCTGGCATCTTCAACCTCTTCTGGAGGAAAACACAAGCAGACCTGTtactgctggagcaggggactcCACACAGGCGCTCACACAAGCTACTGCTGGGGAGAGGGCTTGGGGGACCACACGCACCCCAAGTCCGCAGACCTGCCGTGCGCCTTGACAGTCGCTGTCACCTTTGGCACGCCGCGCAGTTTCTCTTTTGCAAAGGCTCCTGGAGGCTTGGCgcaggctgctggggaaagcGTCATGGGCAACTGCTTGGCTCCGAGGAGCCGCTGGCGAGGGAGGCACGCCGTGTCCCTGGGGGGAGTGAGGGCCGGCCGCTCGCAGGGAATGCGAAGGATGTGCCTGGAAGGGGCTCCCGGGGCTGGAGCGTAGCACGAGCACGCGTGGCACCTGCTGCTCGATGaggcccctgcctgccctgccgcTTCCcccggcagctgcagctcctccaaGACTAAGCCTTGATTGCAGGCACActctgctctgcctctctgtctgtccactcccccccccaaattatccATTGAGACAGAGACATGAGGATGTGcaaggctggggctggctctTGAGAGACCAGCCAGCCTGACCCATCCTGGCTGCCTCGCCTTTGCCAAAAGGGTTGTTCCCTCCCGTTTCTCCCACCTCTGCCCCCAGATCAGGCTGGAGCCCTCTGCATGGAGCCCTGGCTCGGGGTGGCCTGGGATCCCCACAGCTCTGTGCCAGGCCCAGGGAGCATGAGGCAGGTGCCTCCACCCGGGGTAGGCACCCCGATGTCCCCGAGACAGGGAGACAGAGGTGTCTTCTCCCTGGAGGTGCTGGCTCACCAGGGGCCCTGTGCAGCTCCAAATGCTTTTTGGTATCTGGAGCTGGGTCAGGCTTTAGTGGGAGTTTGGGGACAGGTCTGGGGACAGACATGTGCtagctggctgggctggggatgCCTGGGCCAAGCAGGGCACCGCCAAGCCCTGGGACTGTGTTGAGTGTCTACCGAATGTTGGGCTGAGGAAGACCTTTTGACTTGCCAAGTAAAGCCACAGAGACCAAACTGTGTTTCCCTTTCAGCACAAATGGGAACTTTTTGAGCTGGGACATTACggatgaaagcagaaaaagacagcTGGGTCCGAAGGTCGCTGCCCAACCCGTGGGCCAAAGTCCACAAGAAATCATGGTGGGGGGTGTCCCTTTTCCTTAGCTAGCCTTTCACTGATTGAACGTGGCCAGAGCTGGTGCTTCAGCAATTCATCGGTCTGAATTAGCTCTTCACACCTTCCCTACAAGGCAAGGGCTGGTGGACAAGAGACCCACCAGCCCAGGCACCATCCTGCCGTTGCACTAAGCAAGCTGGGGATCCGGAGGACTCTGATCATGGAGGATAAAGAGCCTTTAAGAGGTCTGCGGGTGCTGAAAGGGGCCTGGGTATTAAAAATCTTATCAGCGTCCACAGCCCAGAGGAGAAATGATGGGCTTAAAGTGCAGTGAAGGAAATGTCAGCCAGCTTTGGTATTGCTGCAATGAGCACCTGCATTGCAGGCATCTGTGGGCTCCTGCCTGTGCCCTCGATGCCCGCAGCCGGCCCAGCCGTGCAGCAGTTAGGGGCAGGCACAGGAAGCACAAGCGTTAGGAGAGGGCCATGCACTAGGCGCAGTTTAATGTGCCAAGCTCAGCTCCGCCGGGGGTTGATAGTAGGTCACTCTCGCTGCTACAGCACACCAACAAGAAAAGACTCCAACCTATCTGGCTGTGCCGGAGCTCAGCGGCAGCTGGGTGGGTGCTGTGGCCAGGTGGGCTCTCCGTTTCTGCTAGTGATGGCTTGTCTGCAGGGGGGTCTTCTGCTGCTGGGGGGTTTTCCACCACTGCTGGCGGGTCTTCTGCTACCGGTGGGTTTTCCACCACTGCCGGTGGATCTTCTGCTGCTGGTGGGTTTTCCACTGCTGCTGGTGGGTCTTCTGCTGCTGGTGGGTTTTCCACTGCTGCCATTGGGTCTTCTGCTGCCAGTGGGTCTTCCACTGCTGCTGGCGGGCCTTCTGCTGTGTCCCCACAGGGTGGGTGATGGCAGTTGGCAGGGCCATCCCCGGCTTCTCCcttgcctgcagctgctggtttGCCATGGCCCTTTTTGCTAGAAGTGCTGGCCACTTCCTTGTCACTCCCTTCAGCTCCATTCTCAGGCCCTGTTGGCCCAGCACCATCTTCCTCAGACTCTTCCTCCTCCTTAgactctccctcctcctcagaCTCTTCCTCGCCTCCATCTTCCTCAGACTCGCCATGTTCATCTTCCTCAGACTCCCCCTGTTCGTCATCTTCCTCTGAGCTCTGCTCGTCCCCTTCCTGTCCACCCTCAGGAGCAGACACTGCTCTTGGCTCCTCcattttctcttccccaggctgcccTTGCTCCTCAGAGACTCCTTTCTTGGTGCTGGGCTCCTTATCCTCCCGGGCATGGAAGCCATCTTGTGAGCCAGGCCCACGGTTCCCTTCATGATGCGCTGCCTCCGGGGTACCCAGCACGGTGTCCTCCTCTGGGCTCTGTGCcttgctgggcccctcctggacCTTCTCCCTGGTGGTCTCCTCCAGCTGGCCATCCCCTGGCCCCAGGTCCCTGCTCAGGCCACCCACCGgctcttcctccccctctccacGTCCCTCCTCAGCAGTGCCAGGCAAGGAGGTGTTGGCAGGGCCGCCATCTTGgtcctcctcagggctgccatcagctgccttctcctccagcctgggctctgcgGCTGGCAAGGGGCTTTCGGCAGCACCGCCGACATGGTCCATGCCGGGGGCGTGTGGCTCTAAACGGTGAGAACAGCTCAGTCAGTCTTACCCGCGCTGGCACATGGCTACCAGGGCACCCACTTGTTCCCCGtcagtgccggggggggggccctgagGGAGGATTTGTGGCTGTTACCAAGAGGTTTAAACTCTTTCCTAAATCTTCTCTAGTTCCAGCtcaattttctctccctgttgCAAGAAGCTGGGTGCAAagaggtgttttggggggggcaAAGCTGATGCTAGCAGGGGGCCCTACGGCTGCGCCAGCCATGGCTGCCCGGGGCTGTGGCTGCTACCCGCTGCAAAGCGCTGCAGGAAGGCGGCAAAGCAGCCCTTAAAAatgggtgcggggggggggggggggcataacAAAAAGCGTAGCTCGAGGGGCCGGAGGCACTTGGCAGGTTAAAAaggtccttccccagccctgcctcggGAGAGCCATGGCAGGTGGCTGGGcaagggtgaggaggaggaaggtgcaagggagaggaaggggcaaGGGGCTCCCTGGCACGGGGCCCTGCCTTTCGGCAGGAGGCGAGCGCAGGCAGGGCCTGACCCTGGCAGCAGGGCTCGGGAGCTATTTATTGTGAGCATCCCTTCACTAGGAAAGCATTTGCCGCGCTGTGTGGCTGGCGGGGACACAATGAGTTTGTTCTGCGGCCCGGGAGAAGCCATCCGTATTTTCCATAGGCCTCCAACTGCAATTTAACATTAGTCAAAGGGTGCCAAAAATAAAAGATCGCCGGCTATACTGTCTCTGTTACAAACAGTTGCTGCTAGTCTAAATAATCCCCCAAAACGTCTAATGCCTGCATACCAGGGAAGCgtttcagaggaaaataattcctttgtACTCCAGCTGGCAAGCAGATGCCAACCAGGAAAAAATGCCACCTCCACCCAGGctgtggggaggagagcaggcagCGCCGGGCACAGGCAGTGCCGGGCACAGCCAGCCGGCTGGCAGCCAGCCCTCTTCTCCGGCTCCTGCACCGTGTCCGTGCTGGGGAGCCACGGGGCTGTGTCCTGCAGAGCATTGGCAGGCCTCGGCCTCAGCAAAGCTGTGGCGCTGGGGCTCGCCAGTCTTGGCCATGGGGAACCGCGGTGGCTGAGCACGGGAGCAGCTGAGCCAGGGTTGGCGCAGTGCTAGCCCCAGACCACTCTGCCCACTGCAAGCCAGTTTGCCATGGCCGGGGACTCTGGGCAGGTGGTTGCATCTCTACCCATGCCGGGGCCAGTGGTGCTGTTAGCTGGGAGTCAGACGGCGGCAGCAGATTCCTGCCGGGGGATGAGCCATGCCAGCGGCAGGCGGCTGGCAGGGACGGGGTGTGCCTCAGCCTGCCGGGGTTTCCAGTCACTCTCATGTGCAGCCTGGCACGGTGGAGCTGCCGCCATCCCCGCGGCACCTCGCCCTGCCGAAACCGGATGCATGGGTCACCCTTGCTCTGCCCTCGCCGACCTCCTCCGTCCTTTGCTGGCACGCGGCTCGCAGGTGCCTCTGGGCTCCCGATTCAGCTCCCAGCTGGAGGGAGACGGGTCCCGCACAGCTCccacccacctccctcccacctGGAGCACCCTTCTCCTTCGGGTCACCTTACTGCAGGACCCCTGGGACCCCTCAGGGTGCCCAGCCTGCTGGGAGCCACTCGAAGGAGAATGTGCTACGTCTGACCTGTAAAGCCGCAGGTGGCTGGGGGCCAGCAtgcccctgcctggccctggcagCCTGGAGACCAGCCTGGGTCTCCCGAGGGTCCCCTCGGCCAACGGAGACAGGGATATCCTCAGCTTGGCCCCAAAATAGCCGGTGacctggagggctgggaggggagcgCAGCTCCTTGGGCGGGCATTCAGGGAGGGTCAATGCGGGCGGGGGGGAGCAGGGTCAGGCAGAGGAGACCTCGCGTGTCCCGAGGGCTTTGTCTGGCATCTGTGTGTCCCCTCTGACCCAATGCAGAGGTACAGAGGGGCCATCATCCACTGTGGCCGGGCGCAATGGCAACTTCGGCATCCGCCGTGAGCTGTCCCTCATGGGAAAAGGG includes these proteins:
- the SRL gene encoding sarcalumenin isoform X1, producing the protein MKGLNLLCCCVASLLLLGTAEPHAPGMDHVGGAAESPLPAAEPRLEEKAADGSPEEDQDGGPANTSLPGTAEEGRGEGEEEPVGGLSRDLGPGDGQLEETTREKVQEGPSKAQSPEEDTVLGTPEAAHHEGNRGPGSQDGFHAREDKEPSTKKGVSEEQGQPGEEKMEEPRAVSAPEGGQEGDEQSSEEDDEQGESEEDEHGESEEDGGEEESEEEGESKEEEESEEDGAGPTGPENGAEGSDKEVASTSSKKGHGKPAAAGKGEAGDGPANCHHPPCGDTAEGPPAAVEDPLAAEDPMAAVENPPAAEDPPAAVENPPAAEDPPAVVENPPVAEDPPAVVENPPAAEDPPADKPSLAETESPPGHSTHPAAAELRHSQIEEVEDASEPTKRDRSHLESTLKLNEDKPADDFSGVLQRLRKIYHSSIKPLEQSYRYNELRQHEITAYPGRTLGSSATDGEITSKPMVLFLGPWSVGKSSMINYLLGLDDTPYQLYTGAEPTTSEFTVIMHGPKLKTIEGIVMAADSARSFSPLEKFGQNFLEKLIGIEVPHKLLERVTFVDTPGIIENRKQQERGYPFNDVCQWFIDRADLIFVVFDPTKLDVGLELEMLFRQLKGRESQIRIILNKADSLATQELMRVYGALFWSLAPLINVTEPPRVYVSSFWPQEYHPDTHKDLFLKEEISLLEDLNQVIENRMENKIAFIRQHAIRVRIHALLVDRYLQTYKDKMTFFSDGELVFRDIVEDPDKFFIFKSILAKTNVSKFDLPNREAYKDFFGINPITSFKLLSQQCSYMGGCFLEKIEKAITRELPDLLGSIGLGKKPNILSCDITGCGETPKNRYRKP
- the SRL gene encoding sarcalumenin isoform X3 codes for the protein MKGLNLLCCCVASLLLLGTAEPHAPGMDHVGGAAESPLPAAEPRLEEKAADGSPEEDQDGGPANTSLPGTAEEGRGEGEEEPVGGLSRDLGPGDGQLEETTREKVQEGPSKAQSPEEDTVLGTPEAAHHEGNRGPGSQDGFHAREDKEPSTKKGVSEEQGQPGEEKMEEPRAVSAPEGGQEGDEQSSEEDDEQGESEEDEHGESEEDGGEEESEEEGESKEEEESEEDGAGPTGPENGAEGSDKEVASTSSKKGHGKPAAAGKGEAGDGPANCHHPPCGDTAEGPPAAVEDPLAAEDPMAAVENPPAAEDPPAAVENPPAAEDPPAVVENPPVAEDPPAVVENPPAAEDPPADKPSLAETESPPGHSTHPAAAELRHSQIEEVEDASEPTKRDRSHLESTLKLNEDKPADDFSGVLQRLRKIYHSSIKPLEQSYRYNELRQHEITDGEITSKPMVLFLGPWSVGKSSMINYLLGLDDTPYQLYTGAEPTTSEFTVIMHGPKLKTIEGIVMAADSARSFSPLEKFGQNFLEKLIGIEVPHKLLERVTFVDTPGIIENRKQQERGYPFNDVCQWFIDRADLIFVVFDPTKLDVGLELEMLFRQLKGRESQIRIILNKADSLATQELMRVYGALFWSLAPLINVTEPPRVYVSSFWPQEYHPDTHKDLFLKEEISLLEDLNQVIENRMENKIAFIRQHAIRVRIHALLVDRYLQTYKDKMTFFSDGELVFRDIVEDPDKFFIFKSILAKTNVSKFDLPNREAYKDFFGINPITSFKLLSQQCSYMGGCFLEKIEKAITRELPDLLGSIGLGKKPNILSCDITGCGETPKNRYRKP
- the SRL gene encoding sarcalumenin isoform X2 codes for the protein MKGLNLLCCCVASLLLLGTAEPHAPGMDHVGGAAESPLPAAEPRLEEKAADGSPEEDQDGGPANTSLPGTAEEGRGEGEEEPVGGLSRDLGPGDGQLEETTREKVQEGPSKAQSPEEDTVLGTPEAAHHEGNRGPGSQDGFHAREDKEPSTKKGVSEEQGQPGEEKMEEPRAVSAPEGGQEGDEQSSEEDDEQGESEEDEHGESEEDGGEEESEEEGESKEEEESEEDGAGPTGPENGAEGSDKEVASTSSKKGHGKPAAAGKGEAGDGPANCHHPPCGDTAEGPPAAVEDPLAAEDPMAAVENPPAAEDPPAAVENPPAAEDPPAVVENPPVAEDPPAVVENPPAAEDPPADKPSLAETESPPGHSTHPAAAELRHSQIEVEDASEPTKRDRSHLESTLKLNEDKPADDFSGVLQRLRKIYHSSIKPLEQSYRYNELRQHEITAYPGRTLGSSATDGEITSKPMVLFLGPWSVGKSSMINYLLGLDDTPYQLYTGAEPTTSEFTVIMHGPKLKTIEGIVMAADSARSFSPLEKFGQNFLEKLIGIEVPHKLLERVTFVDTPGIIENRKQQERGYPFNDVCQWFIDRADLIFVVFDPTKLDVGLELEMLFRQLKGRESQIRIILNKADSLATQELMRVYGALFWSLAPLINVTEPPRVYVSSFWPQEYHPDTHKDLFLKEEISLLEDLNQVIENRMENKIAFIRQHAIRVRIHALLVDRYLQTYKDKMTFFSDGELVFRDIVEDPDKFFIFKSILAKTNVSKFDLPNREAYKDFFGINPITSFKLLSQQCSYMGGCFLEKIEKAITRELPDLLGSIGLGKKPNILSCDITGCGETPKNRYRKP